The following nucleotide sequence is from Anopheles stephensi strain Indian chromosome 3, UCI_ANSTEP_V1.0, whole genome shotgun sequence.
AATagccggtgccggtcttcacacggcaggaccgggtatcGAATCTCGTCCAGAACAACTCGCAGGACTGACTAATCCAGCTAAAGGCTATAATCAAGTCTAGGAAGTCAGTAATGGAAGGCCAAGACGTCCAAAGTTTGTAGGACCAAGCAGGCAGGACCAAGGATCAAATCTCAACCAGATAGATCGCCTTCGCATACGCTGGACTGTCTATTTAGCTATGAgtaaattcaagtcacagaaagccagaaatggcaggctcaGACCTTTCTTGTagcttgtagtgccaaaggagaagaagaatgcaACATGCATTAGCGTTCATAGTGAGGGGGAGTATATGCTTTCTAGACAAGATGTAACTTATCCTAGTAAGAGACTTAATGAGAGAGAACTAAGGTCCATGCTTAGTTTTTTGATTATAAACGATAGCGCATCGAGCTCCGGCTCTAGCAGAGACGCTAAGGAGCTGCCAACTACAAGCCCGGAATGgaatcaaatctcatcagAAGGGCTCATGTGCATAAGGAGGTCAACCCGGTTAAAAGCAGATTGATGTCTCAACTAAGCGATTTTAGAAGAATTAATTAAAACCGCCATAAAACTCACTCCCGGTATCGGTATTGCGTGGAACTTGTATCGCCTTTTGTCCTACTTCCAAGAACACCGCCAGAGTTCCACAAACTGTCCACTAAGTCCACCGTGGTCCGCATAGTTATTAAAAAGGAAAGAACTTAAGTAGCATTTTTCTAGCGCTACTACTGGTAGTAGCGCAGTAACCTGTTTCAAACCCCTATTCCCTATTCGCGCCCGGTGCTGCTACAAGTTATCAAGAGTGGTGCATCTTGGAAGCAATTTGCATTGGGCAAGAGAAGTAAAAACTGTTGCTTCTCGTGCTGCTGTAATACTTCCTTCTAGGAACAGCACCCAGCCGCTACCGAGTTGTCCTTtcggttagtttttttttcttgcgcaCGAGGACATGATCGTTGGGCGGTTCCTTTTCTGCGTCCTCTGTTCACACTCGGTTCAACTCAATTTTGGGATCATTTccttatttacattttattacaAGAAGAGTTCGCTCGGTTCAATTTTGTTtggggtgtatgtgtgtgttttttctcctttggtattcttttgttgtttttccatttccttttgtttttgcacacTTTTACTTTGGCGTTACTTCAAACTTAATTCTGCTGTGGgtgggttgttttgtttccttggCTCTTAGCTTGCTGCTCCTTCCCGCGCTGTATTTATTTTCACGCTCGCGTCCCACTGTTGATAGCGCAAGCTTGTGCAAATTACGTTGTTCGTAGCGTTGCGTTGCACGAGCGCTGGCGAAGCTTGTTGTATCAAAATGGTTCCATCAGTTTCCTTTCCCAAGGTTGATTGTTATTACACATTGTagcgattttgttttgtttgtttcgccattggttggaaagttttttcgttttccctgTTTCAACCGAATCGCAAGGATATATAAGGACACCCAGTATTGGTCGGCGTGTATTGGAGAAAAGTGGGGGAaaagattttaaaattatgtcCCCGCTTTGCTGTGGAGCAGCTTATCGTGCTGCTTATTTGATCTCGATTCCATCCCAGTTTACGCCTCTGCTTTGCAGAAAGCATGCAAGAAAGAAGCTTTCCCCACCAGCAAGTGGATGCATGGGAAGTGCTATGGAAGGTGATATCCAAGGTCCATTTGCTTGTCCGGGAACCGCCAAGGAAGCACAGCAGTAAGTTTGCTCAAACTATCCATAAAGATCGCCAGTAGCAGATATCGGCAGATAGCAACTGGAAGGTGCGGTACGGtgggtgaaaataaaatgttgtCCTAGCGTCCCACCATGCGTGGCCCAACAaccaagcgacacacgctccGTCATCGGGTGTGTACTATCGGAGAGGGATCTTTACCGGAGCCGGCAAAGCAATAAGCGGGATGGACCAGAATGGTGGCCGGTAATCCACTGCCCGAGCAATGTGTGCAATTTCGCCATTTTCGTTCAGCTTGATGCCATCTGATAGAGATGGTGGCGAGTGTTACTTACTGCTAGTGTCTGGTAAGCGGTGTCTGGTAGCACCATTTCGCTGCTTTTCCGATTGGATTTACAAGACAAAAAGAAATCGGGCCACCAAACAAACGCGTTGGACTTGTTTTCTTCTGGCGATAGCACTAGCGGCGGTATCCGTGGTGGTCGTTGTCCTTACGGAAGGCCCATttacaagcagcagcagaagattAATAAACGACACAAGATGGCAATTTTCCAGAGTTACTGTTTGATTAAGATAGGGGAGAGCGAACGGGGGGGGAAAAGCAATTCGAgctgctgtttaaattgaacgCTCGCAACAACCTTTTCGTGCAGCTTTGCGTAAGCCTTTTTATGTCCCTGCGCCGGTTCCAGCTCGGTAACATCAATCGTGCACTGCAGCCATATTCCAATGTTACTCTGCCTCTGCTCTTTGTGTTAATGACTTTAATCGCTATTGAGTAAATGGTTCGAAGATGTATTACTCCTGTGTCCATCCGACATCCGGACCAGCACAACACAGTGTTCCATTTTTCCGTAGCAACTTTGCATCTGCGCATCGCATAACCGTATCAAGTTTCCTATGAGAGGATATATGTTCGTTGCCAGGTAGGCTTTCAGGAAGTGGAGACAGTGTCCACCCATCCACCTCCCGCTCTGTTGATGCTTTTATCTGCTTCGATTTGTAGTTCTTTTTTGCCGTTTTCGAAAGTCTTTTAAATCCATCTCTTATCTGCTGGAAAGTTTCGTTTCCCCGCCAGGCGACAGTTCCCCGTTTTCCCGGCGCGCTGTAGGGGGTTTATGTACCCCATACAGATAAAACCAATAAAAGGAAGATCTAATCATAGGCGGGCGAATAAATAGATGTCAACAAACGAGCTAACCGGTGGACCAGCACCATCATTGTCCACGGCCCAACCGAACGCAGCAGGGAGTGACGGGGAAAATGGAGAACATTTTCAATCAAGATCCGATCCGATTCTTCGCATTTTGCTATTGGAAGGCTTTGGTCATTTCAAGGTTTTTCAGTAAATCCGACATCCTGGGACACGGAGAGCAGAGACGCGTATCGTTCAGAGAAGGAACCGTACCCGTACATCTTCGAGAATGGCGAGAAAATTGGTATTGCTTCGTTGCCCCGGCCCGGTCCATTTTCACTTCAATTCTTGGGATGTATTTTCCCGCAGCATAAcaattggtgtgtgtgttgacaAGAGTTGTTGCGCCTTTCCGGGAAGGTGTTTGGTATCCTGGTGCACTCCCGGCcataacacacacagacacacactacGCAAACACCGAACGCGCGCTGCGTCTAAGAATCCTCCGGTTCCTTGAAACACATATCGACCACTTGATCGGGAAACCCCAGCGCCCAGAACGTCGGCTGATGGTGGGAAGCTCACGCaatgaaaagtaaataaataatctgtTTCTGAGCTATGGCGCGCCGGTTGAAAGTGCTTCGGCAATAGAGATATCTAAACAGGGCACAAGTAAGagcacaacggttcgcaccGTCGCCCCTCGCCAAGAACGGATCGGTTATGGATAGCCAAACACTTCCTTGCGCTACTGGGCTGGACTGGGGAGTAACTTTGTTGTGTTATCAAATGTACAAGATGCAAAGAAGAGCCAGCGAAagggaagaagcaaaacaccAGCTTACAAAGTCCTTCCGGTCGATGCACGGCGGAAATGATTGTGGTGGAAACCTTTCAAACTTGAACATCCTTTCTCGCCTTGCTCTCGAAGAATTGgaagctgatggtggtggtggtgtgtgtgttcggctCATTGATTGGCACTCTGGTTGGATGGGCCAGGGCCCGTTGTTATTGTTGTCCATTGTATGTTGTTAGCATTGGCAAATGTGTCTTGTGAGAGTGCTGGCTCCTCCTGGCAACGCCGAGGATTTGACTCAAGAACAAAACTTGCGTAAACAAACTTTGCCCTTGCCGGGGCGTATCGCAGCCTCCGACGAGGATCGTCAAAGATCTTCCTCGTCCTACGGGGCGCTACGTTCGCTAAATTATGCTGATCTTGTGTAAGCTCTTTTCCGGTGCGTTTCACTGGGGGAGGATTTATGGTGAAAATTGAATGCTAGCAGCAACACCAGGCTGCATCGTCCTTCCGCTCACAGGGTGTTCCCTCGCAAACGATTCTCACGCAGCAGCACTCGTTGGTTGGGCTATACCATCCAATCGGATCCGTAGTGTAATTGGAATCGAATTCGCACTCCAGTGTAAGGCATGGGAGGGAAAATTGTTTgcgtttgaatttgttttgcttaacgATCGGGTAGAATATATCGGGACGGTGGGTCGCGTTTTACGCTTGGTTCGCTTACGTGGATGGCATGACGGGTGAACGAAAGTGAACCCCGGGTTTTAATCTGTTAAGTAGCAGCGCTTTCCCCATCGCCGTTCGGTggaattcaattaaattgaatggaaaaatatttttcgcaAGTAATTCATTACAAATATATGGCTTTTTCATGAAAATGGGGGAAGCGAAGCGAAAGCAGTGATTGTATGTTACAGGAAATATTTTGCGCCTGTTTTTGGAGCTAAGgatacatttttatttgaagaaaaataaaaaaaatgaatcttATACTAAAGCAAACAACATTCAGTGTTAGAGATCTCCATCTAGCATATGTTCCGGTGAACCTGGAACCGACATAGACCCCTGCATGTTCATCGGCGAATCTGGGCGCGAATGATAATCATAGTTCGGCGAGACCGGTGCCGACCTGTACGTTCCACCGCTAGCTCCCGCATAAGCCATTGTCGCGGACCGTCTTTTCGGTTTCTGGTATCGGTTCGCCATTACTTTGCTGTAAATCTTGTGATCAATGCGCCAGTAATTGCCTTTGCCTGCTGCGTGCGTCGTACGTGGGATCTTGATGAAAAATCGGTTCAAGCTCAGATTGTGACGGATTGAGTTTTGCCAACCCCCGCCCGAACGGGCCCGAAAGTAAGGGTAAGTTTCCATAAGGTAGCTGTAAATTTCGGACAGTGTTAACTGCTGGGCGGGTGATGCACGAATGGCTTGAATGATAAGCTGAGAGTAGCTGAACGATGGTTTGGCACGGAAACGCGACGGTGGGGTGCCAGTTAGTTGCTGACCGTTGTTGACGGGCAGTGTGCTTGTGGTGTTTTCTTGCGATGCACTTGCCGCTTCAAAGCTGACGCCAATTTGTTCCGCGGAAGGGATACTAGCCGGTGCAGGTCCCAGTAGCTTGTTGAACGTTTCCTGTAGCTGCGAACTGATTGCATGGATTGAATGCGCACTTTCGGTGTATTCGTAGTTATTACCTGCAGTCGCATCACTCTGTGACCCTTCAGGCGCACGATACAACAATGTCGTTACGGAGGACGGTATCGTGTCCCGATTCACTACCAAACCCACGTTCGCCGTCGATCCAATAAGATTGTCGAAAAATACCGTAATATTGGTGGACGGGAACCGAAAGTAGCACGACGCTTCCAGCTTGTACGCAGTGTTACTCTTCCGCAGAAATCGTTCACCCATGTAGACGCCATTCTTGCTGAGACACACCACCGAAAACTCGTCGTTGCAGTACTGGATGAGGAAATGTTGGCGAGAAATCAACTTGCTTTCGGAAACCGGGAAGTCTACGCTGTTTCCCGGCACCGCCCGTCCGACGACTGCTTTTGGCTCGGAAATTAGCAACAGGTGGTCTTTGCCGACCAGGCGTCCGATAAAGTTTAAAGCGCTGGGAAGAATCACAAGATCGTTCCCATCTGCGTTGCCGATGGTCGTGCACTGGATGATGTCGGGAGAGTATTGCTGAATAGCGCGGCTAGCCGTTTCTTGCATTGAAACATCCGGATCCGGAGCGGACTCCGTTGTTTGCGTCGTTTGGGGCATTCGCTCCATTAGGATTCCTTTTCGGCCGGAAAAGGTTCAGCAGCAAAACAGGATGAAGAATTCTGTTCGAACGTGTCGGTGTTGACGCACACGCGAAATCTACAACgaatacacacacagggaAAACTTTAAACTCGCGCAAGAATTATGCTACAAACTTGTCACAAACAAGAGCACTAACCTTTATTGGACAGGATTTCACTTCAATCAACAATAATTTCCACGAAAAACGTAAATTTCAGCGCGAAACGCCACAGGAAAATCGTTTTGCATGCACAACCTCGGCTTTCGCTTTCAACGTGTGCAATCACTTCAAGTGACAGTTCGCGGTAAAACTGTTGTCAGCGCTGAAACTGTTGTGcgagactgtgtgtgtgtgtagtggtgTTATTGTATCTTAAAATCTAGTTGGAATATTCTTACAAGAATCAGTACGTGTGACTGTCAGCAACTGCCGAAtccaatttaaatttaatgcttTTAAAGGGCCAAAAGCTCCTTCCAATGGTACGTATTTTGCAATCGATACAAACACGCTGTCCAATACCGAGCATCATGTAAATAAAACCTTTATTATGCAGGCCAAATGTTAATTGAAACATTCGCTACCCTTGTTCAAATCGTTTCAAACGAAACCCTCCATCATGGAAAGCATCATGAAACTATTTTCCCAACATTTATGACTACGCGGCCCCCACGGTTCCGAGATTCGTCAGAGATAGTGTCAATCGAGGGAGGGGAAAAGTCGTCAGAATATTGCGACCACCTCGGGTCGGAAACTATTTCCGCATCGACTTTATCGACCGGATATACTACTCGATGGCTCAGTGCATGCGTTCTTCCGTTTCATGACAGTTCGAGAGATAATGCGAAGAACCCATTTGCTGGGCGCATTAGCGTCCACCGGGCTCTCGCTTGGCACGCTTATCAAGATATGGCCACCGTGCCCGTCCGGCGTAAGTGTCAGACTTTAGTCTTTCGAAATGGGCTTTTTATTGTCACATAAAATCAGTGTCCAGATCGTGCTGTGGGAAGTGAATGATGACGACTGTGGGGTGGGACAAATTTATGCTGAACCAAAGTTATCCACCCGCTAGTTCTGGGAGTCATTTTTATCAATGTATCTGCCAATTCCGATTGGTGATAGGACGCGTTAGGTACGTCACTATCgggaaaaaccaaaaagagCTTTCAGCTCTACTGGCGCAGGAAGTGATGGTCACCAGAGTCTACcggctcgttttttttgttgtaccgGGACGGCTGAAATTGTTCACGTACAACTGTCGATAGCGTACGCGTCCTGGTGCTGCGTTCTTCCAGATAATGAAGGCTTCCCACCTTTTGCTTCGTTAGTtcgataaaaaaatcattccggGAATAGAATACCAGGCTCCATGCATCAATTGAATCCCCGTAAACATATTTCCCAGCCCAGAGTTGTCCTTTTTTCTATATGTGCGAAGCAATTTATTGAATATATTCAATCATAAAATGATAAATAGGCAAACGGAACAGTGGAATAGGGAAAACGTTGGCGAATAGGATTTTCGTTCCAGTTAGGTTTGCCGCGCAGTAGGCGTTGATAGCGTATGCAAAggacgcaacaacaaaaaacacgagaAGTATCGTCAAGGCTTGCTAAGGACGCATCAATCGTCAAcctgcgtgttttttttgccgacGGTTTGTTTGACTGTCGACTTcggtggtgtgtttttgtcGTGGCACACTATTGCTCCTGTCACCACCACTGGAAAAGCTCAGCGTGAAGTACACGCTAGGACCCCTTTGACGTACATCAACACGCAATCTTGATGGTGGCCAAGGGTGGTGACGCGACGCGTAGCTCGTACGGAAGGTAAATCGGTTCTGGTTCCGCCTTTGAAAGGTTTATGTTGATTCTCGGCGGCGAAGGTCTTGCCCCAGTTCCCGGACCGCCTGTACTTATTTCCGGCATGAACCGCAGGAAGCTCGTTGCAGGAAGCCGTTTGACGTGTCGCGCCAGCggaaaaaacggaaacgaaGTCAATACTTTTTGCCCCGCACACTACTACTATTACCCGGTGGCAAGGCACAGTAATGAAACTGATAAATCCGCCTCGTTGCTTCGCCGCTGGATGACAAGTGATGTGAGATCGTAAAGTTTTGCGCCATATTTTTGCGATTGtgagtaagtttttttttttctttggttcgTTTCAGTTGCGCTGCCGACTATATGCGCACGGTTCCATAACATTCCCAGGAAATCGATCTGCAATGATATTATCTTTTAACATAACGGAATGGaaacgattttaaagtgtATTAACGAGCAGATACGGTGGATGAAATCTTCCGACGAAGAAGCGTCGCAGATCCCGTCCCGGAAAGAGgcacaccaacaacagcaaaaagtgGGTAATAAGATCCAAGAAACTCGCATCCTTTGCGAATTCGAATGGCATTTATCAGTTTATTAGCAAAAGGCAAGATGTCCTCGTCGTTATGACGTTCGTGGCAATATCGCAGGCCATTGGTATCCTAGTTCTGCCATAATAAACCCTTAACAGATCCTTAGCCTTTCACGCTTCACCAGACAGCAGAAGCTGGTGATCACTGGCCAAGctgagggagaaaaaaaggaaccaaccTACTACAACACAACGCGATACAACACGGGACACTGGTACGCCGGAGAAGGTAGGAAGGTCTCCACGAAGGCGTCCCGTATGTTGGAAGCCGGGAAAGTCAACCAACGCAACGGTCCGGGTCCTACGGCTACGGATTCGTTTTTGCAAACGGTGTGCCGTCGAATTGGAGAAATTGGTTCGAGAGAATTAGAAAAGTTTTACCATTTTGAAAAGGGTACCAATTTGGTGCGcttgatttggtttttcatCCCGTGCCTGTGGATGGTCTGGTATTGGTATTTTTGGCTGCACGTGGCGCAAGAGGAAAGGCGAAAAGGATGTGTTTATGAGCGTTTCGGAAGGCTCcgatggtgttgttgttgttgaagttgCGTAGGGACGGTGTGTTGGAGGGCGTTGGGACGGAAGGGGACGCACACGGACACGGTGGGAAATATGTTTGCATTTGCCTTCACAACCAAGTCTGGGGCGGTGACATTCGGCCTCAACGGATCGGCCCTTGAGCTGGCTGTACAATTCCCCGTACAGTCATCCCGGTGATAGAGCAGCTTCTATTATTCCCAATGGACCGATCACGGGATGGATGAGAGGAGTCGGAGACGGTGGGAGTAAATCGGGAACTTTTTCACGGACGCTTTTGCaacggaggttttttttttctcccgggATGGTAAGGGGTGTGCGTTGGAATAAGTTTTGTTCCGTTGGCCAAGCTGCCGTTTTGCTGTTATTGTTGTTTGAGAGTGAAATTAGTGAACTGTGTGAAAATTTGCTGATAAATGTCATCAACAGGCTGATAAAACTCCAATTTGGTTCAACCGTTAGGGCGACGGGTAGAGGGAAACCGAAGGAAAGGGATGGGAGAGCATTATCAGGGACGTTTGCCTTTGGCACGTGTTGGAGTGGattgttaaaattgaaaaataaggCAAACGGTTTCGTGGTTTATTTCTTCATTCGCTTTCGATACACTGAAGGCTTTAATATTTACTCGAATATTTAAGAATTTATTGGTATTTGTGGAGAATAGTCATAAGGAATATTTGTTTtagaaagaaaacattttaaaaactaATCTTGCTTGACTCCACGCTTCAATTAAAACGTTCTCGAATagaacgcctaaatgtatgcaatttacgCAATAGAAGGTGCTTCAGGATACAAATGTGTGTAAACACTGCTTAATAAGCGGTTACTTACAGGAAACCTTAATAACCACTAGACTGTAATGAATAAAAGTAAGTTATGTGTAACTAGTTACACTTAAAGCCGCTCACAGGAAAGTAATGATGCCTTCATCAGTCTATTTAGCAATTTTCCCATCAACGATTAGGCCCGTTCGCTCTAACTTCTAAACCATCACCATCGCCATTGTCCCTTTGGaatgaatagaaaaaaaaacatgaaacataAATCTCCCAACTATTTTGCGggataaaaaagcaaaacaaaccattgcGTTCCATTCCAATATCGATAAAAGCTTCGCCAGTGGAACCGATTGGGGAGAGATGTACCGGTTGATTAAAGTGTATACTACACATTGTCGACCGGATCGGCATCCGATCCGGGTTTTCCATTAtgagtttctttttctcaccccccccccccccccgctgtAAACCCCATCCACTACACTGTGAGTGAGCTTAGGCCAGCAATTGATTAACATTCCATTACGCAATGTTGTCCTTCCGCTCGGTTGCACACCGTTGCAATTGAGATGCAAAAAAGTTGCAGCATCAGGCAGTTATACTTACTACTACCGTGGTACGGCAAAACGTCCCGGGAGGCGTACAAGAAAACATAAATGGAATGACTTTTTAAATGCGTCTTCCCCTTGTTGTACCTGAGGTGGTTCTCTGTGCTCCTTGTGTACAGCATATGTTGTGGGAAAGTGAGACACGTTGaaacaacacatacacacacacacacacccacaaatgggaaccaaaacaaatgaaagtgGAAGACCCGATCAGTATGTAAATGGTGCACAAACATTCCCTGGTCCCATCTATCGGAGTCTGGAGAGCCGGCGTCCGGAAGTTCTATGTAACTCCCGGCGGTGTAAAGATGATGTAAAGTCGAACGAACCATCCATTGATAACCACCGCATTGGCAATTGGCATAAATTCATTATCACATGTTTTGATACAATGAAATGGGTATTGTAACACAGGTAAGGTGTGAGGGAAGGTGTGTGAGGGCTTTGATACATTGAAGCAGTCACTTTTCACGTGCTCTCAACGTGCTTCCCGTTCGAACGACATTTGGGTACAAGCAGTTGAAGCCATGCATACATCTTCCATTACTGTGCCTGTTTCGATACCTTCAGCTGTCAGCTAGCACAGCACAATTAAATGTGAATGTGGTTCTTGTTCTGCCCCGGTGAGCTCACCCGAAGCCTCGGACACAGGCATCATGCACGCTCCTATCATAGCGCCTGCTAATTATGCGTTTGTATTGATTTGTAAATAAAAGCTTATTAATTTGTGACTCGGAATTGCATTGCCCGCCCGTCTGACGTACCGAGGTACAGCATGGTAGCATCGTCTGCATCCTTTCTACAACGGTAGAGAACGTACGCAGGCTGCTCACGTCGCCCAGGGCAGTAAATGGTAGGCGAGGCATCAATGCAAAAACAACGACGAATCTACTCTGCACATGCCTGCCTGCCTCCGGGTCCAATCCTGCCGGGAGACGATGGTACGGCATCGAAGCAATTTCATCGGCAGGCATCCCAACCCAACAAGCTGTGCGCTCTCTAATCAACCGACATTTCTTCATGTTAGTTTTAATCAATTCACAGTGTGATAATT
It contains:
- the LOC118514425 gene encoding forkhead box protein K1-like, with amino-acid sequence MERMPQTTQTTESAPDPDVSMQETASRAIQQYSPDIIQCTTIGNADGNDLVILPSALNFIGRLVGKDHLLLISEPKAVVGRAVPGNSVDFPVSESKLISRQHFLIQYCNDEFSVVCLSKNGVYMGERFLRKSNTAYKLEASCYFRFPSTNITVFFDNLIGSTANVGLVVNRDTIPSSVTTLLYRAPEGSQSDATAGNNYEYTESAHSIHAISSQLQETFNKLLGPAPASIPSAEQIGVSFEAASASQENTTSTLPVNNGQQLTGTPPSRFRAKPSFSYSQLIIQAIRASPAQQLTLSEIYSYLMETYPYFRARSGGGWQNSIRHNLSLNRFFIKIPRTTHAAGKGNYWRIDHKIYSKVMANRYQKPKRRSATMAYAGASGGTYRSAPVSPNYDYHSRPDSPMNMQGSMSVPGSPEHMLDGDL